One region of uncultured Methanolobus sp. genomic DNA includes:
- a CDS encoding mevalonate kinase, translated as MVTCSAPGKVYLFGEHAVVYGENAICCAVELRTKVSVEKSNEIIIESALGRTGLNHKIHPYVSYVIEKMRQFADIQGVRIIIESELPIGSGLGSSAAVTVASILALNLLFDCGLSLEDVAKTAHEIEKMVQGNASPTDTYVSTMGGVVMIPLKKKLDLIDCPIVIGNTHKFSSTKELVGNVAKLKSEFPSIVEPILSNIGQMSILAEKLVAQGDYETLGKLMNINQGLLDSIGAGSAELSSLVYAARNSGAISAKITGAGGGGCMVALAREDNAEDIAKAIENADGEAIITKNTAEGVRLESLHG; from the coding sequence ATGGTCACTTGCTCCGCACCCGGAAAAGTTTACCTTTTTGGTGAACACGCAGTTGTATATGGAGAAAACGCCATATGCTGTGCAGTCGAACTTCGCACAAAGGTGAGTGTGGAGAAATCCAATGAAATAATCATTGAATCTGCTCTGGGACGTACCGGACTTAATCATAAAATCCACCCTTATGTATCTTATGTAATTGAAAAGATGCGCCAATTTGCAGACATACAGGGAGTAAGGATCATTATAGAATCCGAGCTACCAATAGGTTCAGGACTTGGATCATCAGCAGCAGTTACAGTTGCAAGTATCCTGGCATTAAACCTACTTTTTGATTGCGGACTTTCTCTGGAAGACGTAGCAAAGACCGCACACGAAATCGAAAAAATGGTCCAGGGCAATGCAAGTCCCACAGATACATACGTCAGCACCATGGGTGGTGTTGTGATGATTCCCCTGAAAAAGAAACTGGACCTGATCGATTGTCCAATTGTAATCGGTAACACACACAAATTCTCTTCTACAAAAGAACTGGTAGGCAATGTTGCTAAACTGAAAAGTGAATTCCCATCTATTGTAGAACCCATACTCTCCAATATAGGACAAATGTCAATATTGGCGGAAAAGCTGGTTGCACAGGGTGACTATGAAACCCTTGGGAAACTAATGAATATAAACCAGGGACTTCTTGACTCCATTGGAGCCGGTAGTGCAGAACTTTCATCCCTTGTATATGCCGCCCGCAACAGTGGCGCCATAAGCGCAAAAATCACAGGCGCAGGTGGCGGAGGATGTATGGTTGCACTTGCCCGGGAAGATAATGCAGAAGACATTGCAAAAGCAATAGAGAATGCTGACGGAGAAGCCATTATTACAAAGAATACAGCAGAAGGCGTGCGATTGGAGTCATTGCATGGATAA
- a CDS encoding RNase J family beta-CASP ribonuclease, translated as MTEIGIIAVGGYNEMGRNMTAIRIDDDIIIVDMGLRLDRVQIHEDVETDKMHSLELIEMGAIPDDTIMKEVNGNVRAIVCTHGHLDHIGAIPKLAHRYTAPIIGTPYTTTLIKHQIESERKFGVKNNIVSLEAGNSLEITKDISIEFVNTQHSIIDTIFLVIHTVSGSLVYACDFKLDRTPTLGEAPDFNRLKELGEEGVIALITESTNAGRNGKAPSEMIAHSMLRDVLIETEESDVGMIVTTFASHVARVNSIVKFAEEMGRIPVLMGRSMERYIATAHQMGYIELPETVEIYGNRREIDKALAKIMEKGKDKYLPVVTGHQGEPGAVLGRIATGETPFKIDKGDRIIFSANIIPNPMTQANRYALETKLKMRGARIYDNVHVSGHAYREDHWELLRMLNPEHVVPAHGTIQMHSEYIQMAEDAGYVLGDTLHLLRNGEELYIDEE; from the coding sequence ATGACAGAAATAGGAATTATTGCAGTCGGCGGTTATAACGAAATGGGTCGTAACATGACTGCCATCAGGATAGACGATGACATTATTATCGTTGATATGGGTCTTCGCCTGGACAGAGTCCAGATACACGAAGACGTTGAAACAGATAAAATGCATTCACTCGAGCTTATCGAGATGGGAGCAATTCCAGATGATACCATTATGAAAGAGGTTAACGGCAATGTACGTGCAATAGTCTGTACACACGGCCACCTTGACCACATTGGTGCAATCCCAAAACTGGCACACAGATATACTGCGCCAATAATCGGAACCCCATACACAACAACCCTCATAAAGCATCAGATCGAATCTGAGAGGAAATTCGGAGTAAAGAACAATATTGTATCTCTGGAGGCAGGCAACTCACTGGAAATTACAAAGGACATTTCCATTGAATTTGTAAACACCCAGCACAGTATAATAGACACAATCTTCCTTGTTATTCACACTGTAAGCGGATCACTTGTCTATGCATGTGACTTCAAGCTTGACAGGACCCCAACGCTTGGTGAAGCTCCTGACTTTAACAGACTAAAGGAGCTTGGAGAGGAAGGAGTTATTGCACTTATCACAGAGAGTACAAATGCAGGACGCAATGGCAAAGCACCTTCTGAAATGATTGCACATTCCATGTTAAGAGATGTTCTGATCGAGACTGAAGAATCTGATGTAGGGATGATCGTAACAACTTTTGCATCACATGTTGCCCGTGTAAATTCCATTGTCAAATTCGCTGAAGAAATGGGAAGAATTCCTGTACTTATGGGACGTTCCATGGAAAGGTACATTGCAACCGCTCACCAGATGGGGTACATTGAACTTCCAGAAACCGTGGAAATATACGGAAATCGCAGAGAGATCGACAAAGCTCTGGCAAAGATCATGGAAAAAGGTAAAGACAAATACCTCCCGGTTGTCACAGGTCACCAGGGTGAACCAGGTGCTGTGCTTGGAAGGATTGCAACAGGCGAAACACCTTTTAAGATAGACAAAGGAGACCGTATAATATTCTCTGCAAATATAATCCCAAATCCAATGACACAGGCAAACCGCTATGCTCTTGAGACAAAGTTGAAGATGCGTGGAGCCAGGATTTACGATAATGTCCATGTTTCAGGACATGCATACCGCGAGGACCACTGGGAACTTCTCAGGATGCTCAATCCGGAACATGTAGTCCCTGCACATGGAACAATACAGATGCACAGCGAGTACATCCAGATGGCAGAAGATGCCGGATACGTGCTCGGTGACACTCTTCACCTTCTGAGGAATGGAGAAGAGCTCTACATAGATGAAGAATAA
- a CDS encoding Gar1/Naf1 family protein, with translation MKRLGQILHISKQNEIVIRGDEKQFSGSMRDLPRINSFVLDKSIKPVGKLSGIFGPVDQPYFTLKPDRRVVASGLERLVNERVYVQ, from the coding sequence ATGAAACGATTAGGTCAGATCCTGCATATTTCAAAGCAGAATGAGATCGTCATCAGGGGCGATGAAAAACAGTTTTCCGGGTCTATGAGGGACTTACCCCGAATAAACTCTTTTGTTCTTGACAAATCCATCAAACCCGTCGGAAAGCTTTCCGGCATATTTGGTCCTGTAGATCAGCCTTATTTTACTCTTAAGCCTGACAGGAGAGTTGTAGCTTCCGGATTGGAACGACTTGTAAATGAACGGGTTTACGTTCAATAA
- the ppdK gene encoding pyruvate, phosphate dikinase, whose translation MADNKFVYFFGNEETEGKNSMKDLLGGKGANLAEMANLGIPVPPGFTITTEVCLLYLEKGAYPEEVIDQINNAIIKLEKATGKKFGDNENPLLLSVRSGARVSMPGMMDTVLNLGLNDDTVAALSKKTGNGRFAYDSYRRFLTMFGDVVLDIEHEKFESVLSAKKKSLGTELDTDLNADTLKELAEEFKGIIRSETGNDFPQDPRKQLQMAIDAVFNSWNNQRAITYRRLNKIPGKWGTAVNVQSMVYGNMGETSGTGVAFTRDPATGEKRFFGEYLMNAQGEDVVAGIRTPEPISTLKDNLPGAYAQLEDIYKKLENHFTDMQDIEFTIEEGRLYMLQTRTGKRTAAAALKIAVDMVNENLIDKRTAVTRVSPEQIDRLLHPTIDSQAEYEVVATGLPASPGAAVGKVVFTAEHAEEMAKSNEKVILVRTETSPEDIGGMDAAQGILTVRGGMTSHAAVVARGMGKPCVAGCGAVSIDSASCTFSVSDVTINEGDYVSIDGSTGNLILGEVELVTPGVSGELDTLLSWADEIREMGVRTNADTPHDAHVARDFGAEGIGLCRTEHMFFVEDRIPVVREMILAEDTEIRKAALKKLLPMQKEDFIEIFKVMEGFPVTIRLLDPPLHEFLPKHDEIADKLASLEAEGADTAEIERIHKILERVESMVETNPMLGHRGCRLGITYPEIYAMQVKAIIEAACELKAGGMDIVPEIMIPLVSHVNELSSTKKDLVEVAESVMKEKGCKLDYLVGTMIELPRAALTADQIAQEAEFFSFGTNDLTQTTFGFSRDDAGKFLPFYIENSILPGDPFAVLDQEGVGELVRIGIEKGRSTKPDIKIGICGEHGGEPNSVKFGYNIGLDYVSCSPFRVPIARLAAAQAVIEKQDN comes from the coding sequence GTGGCAGATAACAAATTCGTATATTTTTTCGGAAACGAAGAAACTGAAGGTAAAAATAGTATGAAAGATCTGCTGGGTGGCAAAGGGGCTAACCTGGCAGAGATGGCCAATCTGGGAATCCCTGTCCCTCCAGGATTTACTATAACAACAGAAGTTTGTTTACTTTATCTTGAAAAGGGAGCTTATCCTGAAGAGGTTATTGACCAGATAAACAACGCAATAATAAAGCTCGAAAAGGCAACTGGCAAGAAATTCGGGGATAATGAAAATCCTTTGCTTCTATCTGTCAGATCCGGTGCAAGAGTATCCATGCCAGGAATGATGGACACTGTTCTGAACCTTGGTCTAAATGATGATACTGTCGCAGCTCTGTCTAAAAAGACGGGCAATGGAAGGTTCGCCTATGACAGTTACCGCAGGTTCCTTACCATGTTCGGTGATGTCGTACTTGACATTGAACATGAGAAGTTTGAATCTGTTCTCAGTGCTAAGAAAAAGAGCCTTGGTACCGAACTTGACACTGATCTGAATGCAGATACTCTTAAGGAGCTTGCAGAGGAGTTCAAGGGAATCATCAGGAGTGAAACCGGTAATGATTTCCCACAGGACCCACGCAAGCAGCTTCAGATGGCAATTGATGCGGTTTTCAACTCATGGAACAACCAGCGTGCAATAACCTACAGGCGTCTTAATAAAATACCTGGCAAGTGGGGTACGGCTGTTAACGTACAATCCATGGTCTATGGTAATATGGGTGAAACATCAGGAACCGGTGTTGCATTTACAAGAGACCCTGCAACCGGAGAAAAGCGCTTCTTTGGTGAATATCTCATGAATGCACAGGGTGAGGATGTTGTTGCAGGTATAAGGACGCCGGAACCAATATCTACTCTTAAGGATAACCTCCCGGGTGCATACGCTCAACTTGAGGATATTTACAAGAAACTGGAAAATCACTTTACAGACATGCAGGACATCGAATTTACCATTGAGGAAGGCAGATTATACATGCTGCAGACCCGCACTGGTAAACGAACTGCGGCGGCGGCGTTAAAAATTGCTGTTGATATGGTCAATGAAAATCTCATTGACAAACGAACAGCAGTTACAAGAGTTTCCCCCGAACAGATTGATCGTCTTTTACATCCTACCATTGATTCTCAGGCCGAGTATGAAGTTGTTGCAACCGGCCTTCCAGCATCCCCCGGCGCTGCCGTGGGTAAAGTTGTTTTCACCGCAGAGCATGCCGAAGAAATGGCAAAATCCAATGAAAAGGTAATTCTCGTACGTACCGAAACATCACCGGAAGATATTGGCGGCATGGATGCAGCACAGGGAATTCTCACCGTAAGGGGTGGAATGACCTCACACGCAGCAGTAGTTGCAAGAGGTATGGGCAAACCGTGTGTTGCCGGATGTGGTGCAGTAAGTATTGATTCGGCAAGTTGCACATTTTCCGTTTCTGACGTTACTATCAACGAAGGAGATTACGTGTCCATTGACGGAAGTACAGGTAATCTTATTCTTGGTGAAGTTGAGCTTGTAACACCAGGTGTAAGTGGAGAACTTGACACACTGCTTTCATGGGCAGATGAGATAAGGGAAATGGGTGTCAGGACAAACGCAGACACACCTCACGATGCTCACGTTGCAAGAGACTTCGGTGCTGAAGGTATCGGACTTTGCAGAACGGAACACATGTTCTTTGTAGAAGATCGTATTCCTGTAGTAAGGGAAATGATTCTTGCTGAGGACACGGAAATCAGGAAAGCAGCTCTTAAAAAACTTCTTCCAATGCAGAAAGAGGACTTTATTGAAATCTTTAAGGTCATGGAAGGTTTCCCGGTTACTATCCGTCTTCTTGACCCACCACTTCACGAGTTCCTTCCAAAGCACGATGAGATTGCAGACAAGCTTGCATCTCTTGAGGCAGAAGGTGCAGACACGGCAGAGATTGAGCGTATTCATAAGATACTGGAGCGTGTTGAATCCATGGTAGAAACCAACCCGATGCTCGGACACCGTGGATGTCGTCTTGGAATCACATATCCTGAAATTTATGCAATGCAGGTCAAAGCAATCATTGAGGCGGCATGTGAGCTTAAAGCAGGCGGCATGGACATAGTTCCTGAAATTATGATTCCACTTGTTTCACATGTGAATGAGCTCAGTTCAACAAAGAAAGACCTTGTTGAAGTTGCAGAATCTGTCATGAAAGAAAAAGGTTGTAAACTGGACTATCTTGTAGGTACCATGATCGAGCTTCCAAGGGCAGCACTCACAGCAGATCAGATTGCTCAGGAAGCAGAATTCTTCTCATTCGGAACCAATGATCTTACTCAGACAACATTTGGTTTCAGCAGGGATGATGCGGGTAAGTTCCTTCCTTTCTATATCGAAAACTCTATACTTCCCGGTGATCCATTCGCAGTTCTTGATCAGGAAGGTGTTGGTGAGCTTGTAAGGATCGGAATTGAAAAAGGACGTTCCACAAAACCCGATATTAAAATAGGAATCTGTGGTGAACATGGTGGAGAACCAAACTCTGTTAAGTTCGGTTACAACATCGGACTGGACTATGTAAGTTGTTCGCCTTTCCGTGTGCCGATTGCAAGACTTGCAGCAGCACAGGCAGTAATTGAAAAACAGGATAATTAA
- a CDS encoding polyprenyl synthetase family protein — MDLIEEIKKRSVHVDKGIEEYLPVDKPYELYKAARYLPDAGGKRLRPATVILAAEAVGSDLETVLPAAVAVELVHNFTLVHDDIMDRDDIRRGMPAVHVKWGEAGAILAGDTLYSKAFEILTHAPGKPENNLKCIDILSKACRDICEGQWMDVEFENRNDVTKEEYLEMIEKKTGVLYAASMQIGAILGGASDEVSDAFYEFGRLIGIAFQIYDDVIDMTTPEEVLGKVRGSDLMEGKKTLIAIHALNKGVELKIFGKGEATSEEINEAVNQLEEAGSIDYVSDLALGYIAKGKELLDIVEDSESKTILMAIADYMITRSY; from the coding sequence ATGGATCTTATCGAAGAGATAAAAAAACGTTCAGTGCATGTCGATAAAGGAATAGAGGAATACCTCCCCGTCGACAAGCCATATGAACTTTACAAGGCAGCCAGATACCTTCCTGATGCCGGTGGCAAGAGACTTCGACCGGCAACAGTTATCCTTGCAGCAGAAGCTGTTGGTTCCGATCTTGAAACCGTTCTTCCTGCAGCAGTAGCAGTAGAACTAGTCCATAATTTCACACTTGTTCATGATGATATCATGGACAGGGACGATATTCGCCGGGGTATGCCTGCAGTCCATGTAAAATGGGGCGAAGCAGGAGCTATCCTTGCAGGAGATACCCTTTATTCAAAGGCCTTTGAAATACTAACACATGCACCTGGTAAACCTGAAAATAATCTGAAATGCATTGATATCCTTTCCAAAGCCTGCAGAGATATCTGCGAAGGACAGTGGATGGATGTTGAATTTGAGAATCGGAATGATGTCACTAAAGAAGAATATCTTGAAATGATCGAGAAGAAGACCGGTGTACTGTACGCAGCATCCATGCAGATCGGTGCCATTCTCGGAGGTGCATCAGACGAAGTATCCGATGCTTTCTATGAATTCGGAAGACTCATAGGCATTGCATTCCAGATATATGATGATGTCATCGATATGACAACACCCGAAGAAGTGCTTGGTAAAGTCAGGGGCAGTGACCTCATGGAAGGGAAGAAGACCCTTATCGCTATACACGCACTTAACAAAGGTGTTGAACTCAAGATATTCGGAAAAGGCGAAGCTACAAGTGAAGAGATCAATGAAGCAGTAAACCAGCTTGAAGAAGCAGGTTCAATTGATTACGTAAGTGATCTTGCGCTGGGATACATCGCAAAAGGCAAAGAACTCCTTGATATTGTGGAGGATTCTGAGTCCAAGACTATTCTTATGGCAATTGCAGATTATATGATCACAAGATCATACTGA
- a CDS encoding transcription initiation factor IIB, with protein sequence MVEVERVRYSDTSEREKIRAMIKARKEKDKSAEVEKAKVQCPECGSRNLAQDYERAELVCSDCGLVVDAEFVDEGPEWRAFDHDQRMKRSRVGAPMTYTIHDKGLSTMIDWRNRDSYGKSISSKNRAQLYRLRKWQRRIRVSNATERNLAFALSELDRMASALGLPRTVRETAAVVYRKAVDKNLIRGRSIEGVAAAALYAACRQCSVPRTLDEIGEVSRVSRKEIGRTYRFISRELSLKLMPTSPIDYVPRFCSGLNLKGEVQSRGVEILRQASEKELTSGRGPTGVAAAAIYIASILCGERRTQREVADVAGVTEVTIRNRYKELAEELDIEIIL encoded by the coding sequence ATGGTCGAAGTAGAAAGGGTACGATATTCCGATACTTCCGAAAGGGAGAAGATACGTGCAATGATTAAGGCACGTAAAGAAAAAGATAAGAGCGCTGAGGTTGAGAAAGCAAAAGTCCAGTGTCCGGAATGTGGAAGCCGCAACCTTGCACAGGACTACGAGAGAGCTGAACTTGTGTGTTCTGACTGTGGACTTGTAGTTGACGCAGAATTTGTTGACGAAGGACCGGAGTGGCGTGCTTTCGATCATGACCAGAGGATGAAGCGTTCCCGTGTGGGCGCACCAATGACCTACACGATCCACGACAAAGGTCTGTCTACAATGATTGACTGGAGAAACCGTGACTCATACGGTAAATCCATTTCATCAAAGAACAGGGCACAACTTTACAGGTTAAGAAAATGGCAACGTAGGATAAGAGTAAGTAACGCTACGGAAAGGAACCTTGCGTTCGCACTATCCGAACTTGACCGTATGGCATCGGCTCTTGGTCTGCCAAGAACTGTACGTGAGACCGCTGCTGTGGTTTACAGGAAAGCAGTTGATAAGAACCTCATCCGTGGAAGAAGTATCGAAGGTGTTGCAGCAGCAGCACTTTATGCAGCATGCCGCCAGTGCAGTGTTCCAAGAACACTTGACGAGATAGGAGAAGTATCCAGGGTAAGCAGAAAAGAGATTGGAAGAACATACCGTTTCATTTCAAGAGAGCTTTCACTGAAACTTATGCCAACCTCACCAATAGACTATGTACCAAGGTTCTGTTCAGGACTTAACCTCAAAGGTGAAGTACAGTCCAGAGGTGTGGAGATTCTCAGGCAGGCATCCGAGAAGGAGCTTACCAGCGGCCGTGGTCCGACTGGTGTAGCAGCAGCAGCAATCTACATTGCTTCAATTCTTTGTGGTGAGCGCCGTACCCAGCGTGAGGTCGCTGATGTTGCAGGTGTGACAGAAGTTACCATCCGTAACAGGTACAAGGAACTTGCAGAAGAGCTTGACATTGAGATTATTCTCTAA
- a CDS encoding MEMO1 family protein, whose amino-acid sequence MRQTTVAGQFYPQNPKSLKKELSRCFKDVAISEEPVLGAIVPHAGYVYSGEVAAHVYARLPKADTYVLFGPNHTGYGSAVALSQDSWTTPFGVVETDREIGKQLAGSIIDFDELAHHFEHSIEVQVPFLQHRFGSDFSILPICMGLQDEETAIEVGNEVVRAVKATGKKVVFIASSDFTHYQPDSIAKEQDSYLIEAILEMDIPEFYRRREERNISACGFGPIAAMLTASKELGASKASLIKYATSGDVSGDISEVVGYAAITIE is encoded by the coding sequence ATGAGACAAACAACAGTTGCCGGTCAATTTTACCCGCAAAATCCTAAAAGTCTTAAAAAAGAACTAAGCAGGTGCTTTAAGGATGTGGCTATTTCAGAAGAGCCCGTCCTTGGTGCTATTGTACCCCATGCAGGATACGTATATTCCGGAGAGGTGGCAGCACATGTATACGCCCGGCTCCCTAAAGCAGACACATACGTCCTGTTCGGTCCTAACCACACAGGTTATGGTTCTGCTGTAGCTCTTTCCCAGGATAGCTGGACAACTCCGTTTGGTGTTGTAGAGACAGACAGGGAAATCGGAAAGCAGCTTGCCGGATCCATCATAGACTTTGATGAGCTTGCGCATCATTTTGAGCATTCCATAGAAGTGCAGGTCCCGTTTTTGCAGCATCGCTTTGGTAGCGACTTTTCAATACTTCCAATATGCATGGGTCTTCAGGATGAAGAAACAGCCATAGAAGTAGGAAACGAAGTCGTTCGCGCAGTAAAGGCCACAGGAAAAAAAGTGGTTTTCATCGCATCCAGTGACTTTACACATTACCAGCCAGATTCTATTGCAAAGGAACAGGATAGCTATCTGATAGAAGCCATACTGGAAATGGATATTCCTGAATTTTACAGACGCAGGGAAGAAAGAAACATTTCTGCATGTGGATTCGGCCCTATAGCGGCCATGCTTACAGCTTCAAAAGAATTAGGAGCAAGCAAAGCGTCACTGATCAAATATGCAACCAGTGGTGATGTTAGCGGTGATATCTCAGAAGTGGTCGGATATGCGGCAATTACTATCGAATAA
- a CDS encoding LysE family transporter yields MLELLEMLTIGFVLGLTGALVPGPMLFVTIDTSLKRGWKAGPEIFVGHAILEFIVCVLIIYGITAVSDSIVMAISILGGATLVIFGLMTMKSAKGAADSMHEHDKGTSKPILAGILTSASNPYFWIWWLAAGSALVLRGMEIGLIAAVMFMAGHWLADLGYFTFVSTSSSKGKKLMSPKLYERVLLSCGLFLVLFGSWFIIGT; encoded by the coding sequence ATGTTAGAATTGCTGGAGATGCTGACAATCGGATTTGTCCTGGGACTTACAGGAGCACTTGTCCCCGGTCCTATGCTTTTTGTGACAATAGACACATCCCTGAAAAGAGGATGGAAAGCAGGTCCCGAAATTTTTGTCGGCCATGCAATCCTTGAGTTTATTGTATGCGTACTGATAATCTACGGCATTACAGCAGTGAGTGACAGCATTGTTATGGCAATATCCATTCTGGGCGGAGCCACCCTTGTGATATTCGGCCTTATGACTATGAAAAGTGCAAAAGGAGCAGCAGACTCAATGCATGAGCACGACAAAGGTACCTCTAAACCCATCCTCGCAGGAATTCTCACATCAGCCTCAAATCCTTATTTCTGGATATGGTGGCTTGCTGCCGGAAGTGCCCTTGTGCTTCGGGGAATGGAGATCGGCCTGATCGCAGCAGTGATGTTTATGGCAGGACACTGGCTTGCAGACCTTGGATATTTTACGTTTGTCTCCACATCGTCCAGCAAAGGAAAGAAGCTCATGTCACCAAAGCTTTATGAAAGAGTGTTGCTTTCTTGCGGATTATTCCTTGTCCTGTTCGGGTCATGGTTCATCATAGGTACATAA
- a CDS encoding isopentenyl phosphate kinase, which produces MDNNNITILKIGGSVITDKSADDGAARMNEIKRIASEIAGFEGKLIIVHGAGSFGHPQVKRFGLTGKFDHEGSIITHMSVRKLNTMVVEALNSAGVNALPLHPMACTVSNNSRIKSMFLEQIKEMLANGFVPVLHGDMVMDSELGTSVLSGDQIVPYLAIQMKASRIGIGSAEEGVLDDKGEVIPVINNANFEEIKAYLGGSANTDVTGGMLGKVLELLELSEQSNSTSYIFNAGNTGNISDFLSGKNIGTAVGTRTN; this is translated from the coding sequence ATGGATAACAATAACATCACCATTCTGAAGATTGGAGGCAGTGTCATCACTGATAAAAGTGCTGATGATGGTGCTGCAAGAATGAATGAGATTAAAAGAATAGCATCTGAGATCGCAGGGTTTGAAGGAAAACTCATAATAGTACATGGAGCAGGGTCATTCGGACATCCACAGGTCAAGCGTTTCGGACTTACCGGTAAATTTGACCATGAAGGTTCTATTATAACGCATATGTCCGTAAGGAAGCTCAACACAATGGTTGTTGAAGCCCTGAACTCTGCCGGAGTTAATGCATTGCCTTTACACCCAATGGCATGCACAGTTTCAAATAACAGTCGCATAAAGAGCATGTTCCTTGAGCAGATCAAAGAAATGCTTGCAAACGGATTTGTACCTGTCCTGCATGGTGACATGGTAATGGACAGTGAACTTGGAACATCAGTCCTTTCAGGTGACCAGATAGTCCCATATCTTGCAATACAGATGAAAGCTTCAAGAATAGGGATCGGAAGTGCAGAAGAAGGTGTGCTGGATGATAAAGGAGAAGTTATACCTGTCATCAACAATGCTAATTTCGAGGAAATAAAGGCCTACCTTGGTGGTTCTGCTAACACGGATGTTACCGGTGGTATGCTGGGAAAAGTACTTGAGCTTTTGGAACTAAGTGAGCAGTCAAACAGCACTTCTTATATATTTAATGCAGGCAATACAGGAAATATATCTGATTTCCTGAGTGGCAAGAATATCGGTACTGCGGTTGGCACCAGGACAAACTAA
- the fni gene encoding type 2 isopentenyl-diphosphate Delta-isomerase: MSTSRRKIEHLELCAESPVESRKTGAGFNDVMLIHRALPEMNMDEIDTSVRFLEKEMNAPFMIASITGGHPETTEVNAALAEAVEELGLGIGVGSQRAAIEDPAQEESFRVVRDKAPNAFVYGNIGAAQIREYGVEGVEKVIEMIDADAIAVHLNFLQEAIQPEGDRDASGALEVIKDICSLAVPVIIKETGAGISHEDAFTLKEAGVAAIDVGGVGGTSWSGVEVYRARERNDTESEILGELFWDFGIPTVPSIVECSVSLPVIATGGLRTGLDMAKSVALGASVASAALPFVEPALKGKDAVVKSIEHMLKEMEVAMFLCGCRDLKDLHLAPTVISGWTREYLELRGFNVKDFALRSKNKDFQTV; this comes from the coding sequence ATGAGCACTTCCAGAAGAAAGATCGAACATCTAGAGCTATGTGCTGAAAGCCCGGTAGAATCAAGGAAAACAGGAGCAGGGTTTAATGATGTAATGCTCATTCACAGGGCATTGCCTGAGATGAACATGGATGAGATCGATACCTCAGTCCGTTTTCTGGAAAAGGAAATGAATGCACCTTTCATGATAGCCTCCATTACAGGAGGACATCCTGAAACTACTGAAGTCAATGCAGCACTTGCTGAAGCTGTAGAAGAACTTGGACTGGGAATTGGTGTTGGAAGCCAGCGTGCTGCTATTGAAGATCCAGCCCAGGAAGAATCATTCCGTGTTGTGAGGGATAAAGCACCCAATGCCTTTGTTTATGGAAACATCGGTGCGGCCCAGATAAGGGAATACGGCGTAGAAGGTGTGGAAAAAGTAATAGAAATGATAGATGCGGATGCCATTGCAGTTCACCTGAACTTCCTCCAGGAAGCAATTCAGCCGGAAGGAGACAGGGACGCATCAGGTGCTCTTGAAGTTATTAAGGACATTTGTTCACTGGCAGTGCCGGTTATTATCAAAGAAACCGGTGCAGGCATATCACACGAGGATGCGTTTACTCTTAAAGAAGCAGGAGTTGCTGCCATTGATGTAGGCGGTGTCGGAGGTACAAGCTGGTCAGGAGTAGAGGTTTACCGTGCCAGAGAAAGAAATGATACCGAGTCCGAAATACTTGGAGAATTATTCTGGGACTTTGGAATACCCACTGTACCCAGCATAGTTGAATGCAGTGTATCACTTCCGGTAATTGCCACCGGGGGATTGAGAACAGGACTTGATATGGCAAAATCAGTTGCTCTTGGGGCTTCAGTTGCAAGCGCAGCCCTTCCTTTTGTTGAACCGGCACTTAAAGGGAAGGATGCAGTTGTAAAAAGCATAGAACATATGCTAAAAGAAATGGAAGTAGCGATGTTCCTTTGCGGATGCAGAGATCTTAAGGACCTGCACCTTGCACCAACAGTCATCAGTGGCTGGACACGGGAATATCTGGAACTGCGGGGTTTTAATGTCAAAGACTTCGCACTTCGATCAAAGAACAAAGATTTCCAGACAGTTTAA